CATGCTTACGCCATCGCAGGTCTTTCAGGCGCAGACACGCAGACCGCGCAACACACGCACACGTAAAAGCTGATGAAGCGGATCATGGTTTTTTTTATTGATATCTACCGGGTCGGAATTTCACCCTACTTTCCGCCATCCTGCCGCTATAGCCCGACTTGCAGCGCCTATGCACGGGAAGCCATCATGCTTCACGGAGCGCTTAAAGGAAGCTGGCTCGCACTGAAAAGAATAGGAAGCTGTCACCCGTGGAGCAAGGGCGGATTTGATCCGGTACCCGGCAGTGAAGCGGCCAAAAAGTCAGATCAGCACCCATGACCCGCGCTATGCAATGCAACGCATTACTCCTCCTGCAAACGCTTAATTAAAATGCTTACTACCTTTGGATCGTAATCAAATCATCGGCATCATCCTCATCACGGTTGTGATGCTGGCATGGATGTTCTACATGGCTCCCACCGAGGAGCAGCTTGAGAGACAACAGCGCGAGCGGGAAATGCGTGACAGCCTCAATGCCATTGAGCGCATTGACCGTGACGCGGCAGAGCAAAGCATTGGCGAGCTTCGCGAACTTGATGAGCCGCTGACAGCACGCGGCGTTTTCGGAAATATCGCCGTAACCGATACGGTTCTCACTACGGTCGAAACCCCGTTTCACCGCATTACCTTCTCCAACGCAGGGGGCGGCCCCGTTCAGTTTGAGCTGATGAACCACATTAAATATGACGGTTCACAGGTAACCTTGCTTGCGGATACCACCCGTTCCGCCTACAACCTCGGCTTCCTCTCCACCGAAAACTACAACATCGACACGCAGGATTTGCTGTTCGTGCCCCGAACAACAGCATCCGAAATCAGTGTCGGTGCCGGAGAATCCGTTACCATAGCCTACGATCTGGTCCTTGATGACGGACGCACCCTCACCTTCGAGTACCTCATTACGGGCGACGGCTACGAGCTCGGGCTCAGCATTTTGTTCGACGGCGTGCGTGAGCTTATCAGTGGCTCCTACTTTGAATTCGGCTGGCAGCCGCGCCTCCGCACCACCGAGCGCTCGCGCAGTCAGGAAGCCACATACTCCGCAGCCTTTGTATATGCCGGCGGCGCCCTCGATGATATCAACCTGACCTCCGCCGGAACCGAACGCCGCTCCATTACCGGAAACATTGGCTGGGTAGCCACCAAGAGCAAATTCTTCACGCAGATTATTCAGCCGGTAGGCGAAACCGATGGTGCCATTCTCATGGCCGATGTCACCGGTCGTGATGACGATATCCGCACGCACTACCGCTCCATCATGCGCTCTATGGTGCCCGCCGACGGCGAAAGTCAGTTCCGTTTGTTTGTCGGCCCCCTCGATCACCGGCACCTCAACGAATTTCATCCTGCCGCTTACGATATGGTCGATACCGGCTTCCGCTTTTTACGCTGGTTCTCTGATCCCTTCGTAAACTGGATTGTGCTGCCCTTCTTCGGCTTCTTCGGCAACCTCCTCGGCAATTACGGCCTCGTCATTATCCTTTTTGCGTTCGTCGTCAAAATTGTGCTCTACCCGCTCACGAAGAAAAGCTTCGAGAGTATGGCTGCCATGCGCGAGCTGCAGCCGGAGATGAAAGCCATTCAGGAAAAATACAAGGAAGACCCGCAGGCCCAGCAGCAGGCCACCATGAAGCTCTTCAAAAAGGCCAAAGTAAACCCGCTCGGCGGCTGTTTACCAAACTTGCTTCAGGCTCCGGTACTGATTACGCTGTGGCGCTACTTCCAGAATTCAATCGAAATCCGTCAGGAAAGCTTCCTCTGGGCAAGCGACCTCTCCGCACCTGACGTCATTATACAGCTGCCCTTCAGTATCCCCCTACTTGGCGATTTTATCGCAGGATTTGTGTTGCTGATGTCGGCCACGATGGTACTGCAAATGAAGATCAGCGGTCAGGGTGCCGCCGCCAACCCGCAGATGAAGATTTTTACCTACATCCTGCCGGTCGTGCTCTTCTTCTTCTTCAATCAGTTCGCATCGGGCCTCTCGCTCTACTACCTCGTCTATAACCTCCTGTCCATCGGTCAGCAGATGATGATCAACAAGCAAATCGATCACGTCAAAATGATGGAAACCGTCGACAAAAAGAAAGCCCGTCAGATGGCAAAGGAGCAGAAGATGGAAGAGCGAAAAAAAATCAAGGAGTCACGCAATAAAGGCGAGTAATCCCTGTTTAATAGACATCATACAACAAATACCCCCTCATTATTTAAGGGAGCTTTCCTGACAGGAAGCTCCCTTATTTTTTTGCACGAAGTTTTTCCGGCACCCCGACCAGATTCACCGCCCCCCCTTA
This genomic stretch from Cyclonatronum proteinivorum harbors:
- the yidD gene encoding membrane protein insertion efficiency factor YidD, whose translation is MVFFIDIYRVGISPYFPPSCRYSPTCSAYAREAIMLHGALKGSWLALKRIGSCHPWSKGGFDPVPGSEAAKKSDQHP
- the yidC gene encoding membrane protein insertase YidC codes for the protein MDRNQIIGIILITVVMLAWMFYMAPTEEQLERQQREREMRDSLNAIERIDRDAAEQSIGELRELDEPLTARGVFGNIAVTDTVLTTVETPFHRITFSNAGGGPVQFELMNHIKYDGSQVTLLADTTRSAYNLGFLSTENYNIDTQDLLFVPRTTASEISVGAGESVTIAYDLVLDDGRTLTFEYLITGDGYELGLSILFDGVRELISGSYFEFGWQPRLRTTERSRSQEATYSAAFVYAGGALDDINLTSAGTERRSITGNIGWVATKSKFFTQIIQPVGETDGAILMADVTGRDDDIRTHYRSIMRSMVPADGESQFRLFVGPLDHRHLNEFHPAAYDMVDTGFRFLRWFSDPFVNWIVLPFFGFFGNLLGNYGLVIILFAFVVKIVLYPLTKKSFESMAAMRELQPEMKAIQEKYKEDPQAQQQATMKLFKKAKVNPLGGCLPNLLQAPVLITLWRYFQNSIEIRQESFLWASDLSAPDVIIQLPFSIPLLGDFIAGFVLLMSATMVLQMKISGQGAAANPQMKIFTYILPVVLFFFFNQFASGLSLYYLVYNLLSIGQQMMINKQIDHVKMMETVDKKKARQMAKEQKMEERKKIKESRNKGE